The following coding sequences lie in one Lysobacter capsici genomic window:
- a CDS encoding FmdB family zinc ribbon protein, with protein MPIYAFQCSACGHSFDRLQKLSDADPTVCPECGAEKVGRQLTAPQFRLAGGGWYETDFKKDGDKKRNLAGEGSSGGSASGGAGSGGGDSKPAQSKPAESKSEKKADPAPASKPASGGSAS; from the coding sequence ATGCCCATCTACGCCTTCCAGTGCAGCGCCTGCGGACACAGCTTCGATCGCCTGCAGAAGCTGTCCGACGCCGACCCGACCGTGTGCCCCGAATGCGGCGCCGAAAAGGTCGGCCGCCAGTTGACCGCGCCGCAGTTCCGCCTGGCCGGCGGCGGCTGGTACGAGACCGATTTCAAGAAGGACGGCGACAAGAAGCGCAATCTGGCCGGCGAGGGCAGCTCCGGCGGTTCCGCGTCGGGCGGGGCGGGCTCCGGTGGCGGCGACAGCAAGCCGGCACAGAGCAAGCCTGCGGAAAGCAAGTCCGAAAAGAAGGCCGATCCGGCCCCGGCGAGCAAGCCGGCGAGTGGTGGTAGCGCGAGCTGA
- a CDS encoding cation:proton antiporter: MSRELIYLLLIFGLLVIPRALQRFKIPAPLTCLLFGIVAMLAWGEKSHDTVVGMLATLGISSLFLFAGLEVELKALRKGLWPLLTHLVIRGATLVGVGWLAWRYAGMSWQAAGLLALALLTPSTGFILDTLSRLGLNEEERFWVTSKAIAGELLALVALFVVLQAGDPMRMALSSGALIAMLVGLPLVFVALGRWVVPHAPGSEFSLLVMVGMIAAFATAKLGVYYLVGAFVAGLIARLLRERMPSLASDENLHAVRLFASFFVPFYFFNAGTKVPSGALSFEALGLGLLLTAVVLPLRIGIVWLQRRALFGENHRASLRVSVALAPTLIFTLVLAAILRDRFALSDVWFGALLLYATLTTILPSLVFRSPFDVDPVEEHPLAPADPAGGEPEAAAMPQTVSEPTAMPAAAGVHPPGH, encoded by the coding sequence ATGAGCCGCGAACTGATTTATCTGCTGCTGATCTTCGGCCTGCTGGTCATCCCGCGCGCGTTGCAGCGCTTCAAGATTCCCGCGCCGTTGACCTGCCTGCTGTTCGGCATCGTGGCGATGCTGGCCTGGGGCGAGAAATCCCACGACACCGTGGTCGGCATGCTCGCTACCTTGGGCATTTCCTCGCTGTTCCTGTTCGCCGGGCTGGAAGTCGAACTCAAGGCCCTGCGCAAGGGCTTGTGGCCGCTGTTGACGCACCTGGTGATCCGCGGCGCGACCTTGGTCGGCGTGGGCTGGCTGGCGTGGCGCTACGCCGGCATGAGCTGGCAGGCGGCCGGCCTGCTCGCGCTGGCCTTGCTGACCCCGTCCACCGGCTTCATTCTCGACACGCTCTCGCGCCTGGGCTTGAACGAGGAGGAGCGTTTCTGGGTCACCAGCAAAGCCATCGCCGGAGAGTTGCTGGCGCTGGTGGCGTTGTTCGTGGTGCTTCAGGCCGGCGACCCGATGCGCATGGCGCTGTCGTCGGGCGCGTTGATCGCGATGCTGGTCGGCCTGCCGCTGGTGTTCGTCGCGCTCGGTCGTTGGGTGGTGCCGCATGCGCCGGGTTCGGAATTCTCGCTGTTGGTGATGGTCGGCATGATCGCCGCGTTCGCCACCGCCAAGCTCGGTGTGTACTACCTGGTCGGGGCGTTCGTCGCCGGTCTGATCGCGCGATTGCTGCGCGAGCGCATGCCGAGCCTGGCCTCGGACGAGAATCTACACGCGGTGCGGTTGTTCGCGTCGTTCTTCGTGCCGTTCTATTTCTTCAACGCCGGCACCAAGGTGCCCAGCGGCGCGCTGAGCTTCGAGGCGCTGGGCCTGGGCCTGTTGCTGACCGCGGTGGTGCTGCCGCTGCGCATCGGCATTGTCTGGTTGCAGCGGCGCGCGCTGTTCGGCGAGAACCACCGCGCCAGCCTGCGGGTCTCGGTGGCGCTGGCGCCGACGTTGATCTTCACCCTGGTCCTGGCCGCGATCCTGCGCGATCGCTTCGCCTTGTCCGATGTCTGGTTCGGCGCGTTGCTGCTGTATGCGACCTTGACCACGATCCTGCCGTCGCTGGTGTTCCGCTCTCCGTTCGATGTCGATCCGGTCGAGGAGCATCCGCTGGCGCCCGCGGACCCGGCCGGCGGCGAGCCCGAAGCGGCCGCGATGCCGCAAACGGTTTCCGAGCCCACCGCGATGCCGGCGGCGGCCGGCGTGCATCCGCCGGGCCATTGA
- a CDS encoding ABC-F family ATP-binding cassette domain-containing protein: protein MISFRDFAMRRGERLLLSNVDLTLHAGWRVGVIGRNGTGKSSLFAAIQGEVEADRGDIDVPNRVRIASVAQETPALDDPALDFVLSGDSTVYKVLVAEREAVEREDWEAVAEAHHQLEELGGYDATARAGKLLHGLGFSPDTHERAVKEFSGGWRVRLNLARALMTPSDLLLLDEPTNHLDLDAVLWLEQWLLKYPGTLLLISHDREFLDEVTTHTLHLHDGKAKLYTGDYTAFERQRAEHLRLQQITHEKQQAERAHLQSFIDRFSASAAKAKQAQSRVKRLAKMVGTEAVRMERAMRIEFPAPAKLPHALLRVVHADCGYGDHVVLDDVSFILEAGDRIALLGPNGAGKSTLVKTLVGELELLAGDRSGHPDLRIGYFAQHTVESLHEGVSAIDHLIEIAPGVATQQLRDFLGKWNFPGDRAFESVDGFSGGERARLALAMIAWRKPNVLLLDEPTNHLDLDVREALAEALSDFEGAIVLVSHDRHLIGLVCETFWRVADGVAQPFDGDLDAYAVWLRTRDNSNDGKGAAASKAAAAAAAASAAAPAGKSSRKANPLKLAEAEKRMAELESKLHTLDMDLADPTKYAGGGDNAAELAKQREKVAAELVKAEAEWMALYDAA, encoded by the coding sequence ATGATTTCTTTCCGTGATTTCGCCATGCGGCGCGGCGAACGCCTGCTGCTGTCCAACGTAGACCTGACCCTGCACGCCGGTTGGCGGGTGGGCGTGATCGGTCGTAACGGCACTGGTAAGTCGTCGCTGTTCGCGGCCATCCAGGGCGAGGTCGAGGCCGATCGCGGCGATATCGACGTGCCCAACCGCGTGCGCATCGCCAGCGTGGCCCAGGAAACCCCGGCCCTGGACGACCCCGCGCTGGACTTCGTCCTGTCCGGCGACTCCACCGTCTACAAGGTCCTCGTGGCCGAGCGCGAAGCGGTCGAGCGCGAGGATTGGGAAGCGGTCGCCGAGGCCCATCACCAACTCGAGGAACTCGGCGGCTACGACGCCACCGCGCGCGCCGGCAAGCTGCTGCACGGCCTGGGCTTCTCGCCCGACACCCACGAACGCGCGGTCAAGGAATTCTCCGGCGGCTGGCGGGTGCGCCTGAATCTGGCGCGCGCGCTGATGACCCCGTCGGACCTTTTGCTGCTCGACGAACCGACCAACCACCTCGACCTCGACGCGGTGCTGTGGCTGGAGCAATGGCTGCTCAAGTACCCGGGCACCTTGCTGCTGATCTCGCACGACCGCGAGTTCCTCGACGAAGTCACCACCCACACCCTGCACCTGCACGACGGCAAGGCCAAGCTGTACACCGGCGATTACACCGCCTTCGAGCGCCAGCGCGCCGAACACCTGCGCCTGCAGCAGATCACCCACGAAAAGCAGCAGGCCGAACGCGCCCACCTGCAGAGTTTCATCGACCGCTTCAGCGCCAGCGCGGCCAAGGCCAAGCAGGCGCAGTCGCGGGTCAAGCGCCTGGCCAAGATGGTCGGCACCGAGGCGGTGCGCATGGAACGCGCGATGCGGATCGAGTTCCCGGCTCCGGCCAAGCTGCCGCACGCCTTGCTGCGCGTGGTCCATGCCGATTGCGGTTACGGCGACCACGTCGTGCTCGATGATGTCAGTTTCATCCTCGAAGCCGGCGATCGCATCGCCTTGCTCGGCCCCAACGGCGCGGGTAAATCGACCCTGGTCAAAACGCTGGTGGGCGAGCTGGAATTGCTCGCCGGCGATCGCAGCGGCCATCCGGATCTGCGCATCGGCTACTTCGCCCAGCACACGGTCGAATCGCTGCACGAGGGCGTCAGCGCGATCGACCATCTGATCGAGATCGCGCCGGGCGTGGCGACCCAGCAATTGCGCGATTTTCTCGGCAAGTGGAATTTCCCCGGCGACCGCGCGTTCGAATCGGTCGACGGGTTCTCCGGCGGCGAACGCGCGCGTCTGGCTCTGGCGATGATCGCCTGGCGCAAACCGAACGTGCTGCTGCTAGACGAACCGACCAACCATCTGGACCTCGACGTACGCGAAGCCCTGGCCGAAGCGCTGTCGGATTTCGAAGGCGCGATCGTGCTGGTCTCGCACGACCGCCATCTGATCGGTCTGGTCTGCGAAACCTTCTGGCGCGTCGCCGATGGCGTGGCCCAGCCGTTCGACGGCGACCTCGACGCTTACGCGGTGTGGCTGCGCACGCGCGACAACAGCAACGACGGCAAGGGCGCGGCCGCGTCCAAGGCCGCGGCGGCTGCGGCCGCCGCGAGCGCCGCGGCACCGGCGGGGAAATCCTCGCGCAAGGCCAACCCGCTCAAGCTGGCCGAAGCCGAGAAGCGCATGGCCGAGCTGGAATCGAAACTGCACACGCTCGACATGGACCTCGCCGATCCGACCAAGTACGCCGGCGGTGGCGACAACGCCGCCGAGCTTGCGAAGCAGCGCGAGAAAGTCGCCGCCGAGCTGGTCAAGGCCGAGGCGGAGTGGATGGCGTTGTACGACGCGGCTTGA
- a CDS encoding TonB-dependent receptor plug domain-containing protein, whose translation MSRRISLLSTAVSIALSTSPAWAQDAGAAESAPASNPTNLDTLIVTGTRVADRTVAESTAPIDIISPQTLESTGTVELATALARALPSLNFPRPAITDATDAVRPAQLRGLAPDQVLVLVNGKRRHTTSLINLNDSIGRGSSPVDLNAIPIAAIERVEVLRDGASAQYGSDAIAGVINIVLKGSGEGGSIAARYGQFSAGDGKQYQLSGDAGFKLGENGSVHLSAQGGHSDNTDRARPYLGPVTPTSNPPGKVVHRYGDPEIDQAAVAFNAQYQAAEGVEFYSFGTASRRRAISNGYFRAPGNANNIRSVYPDGFLPQIDNVSKDRALVLGLRGQTAGGWNLDLSYNYGQNQLDFDVRNSLNRTLGVASPHDFYIGALEVTQNVLNADFNKAFDVGWLKYPLTVAFGAEWRGEKFNQSAGELASYVAGPEPGAPGAQVFPGFTPSDASRRNRNSHSFYADLETDVTDKLSLGAAARYESYSDFGETTSGKLSARYAFTDKIALRGTVSTGFRAPSLQQQFYQSTQTVIVLGDPTPFQVRTFAVDDPAAVALGAEPLKAEESTNIGLGLVLQPIESLYITVDAYQIDIDDRIILSENLRGPAVASFLEARGHPGITGGRYFTNAVDTRTRGIDIVGSYKWTLGSGALDLTAGYNHNKTTLERIAANPPELTAGGLNLQRIGRVEQGRITQGAPRDKFFLGGSWSTGPWRFDATGTRYGEFHSFNDDPSGVRDQTYGAKWTLDLAATYAIDGWEFTVGGDNVLNEYPDESIYANSESGQLPYSGNSPFGFNGAFAYAKVGYKW comes from the coding sequence ATGTCCCGTCGTATTTCCCTGCTCAGCACCGCCGTTTCGATCGCCCTGTCCACCTCGCCCGCCTGGGCCCAGGACGCCGGCGCCGCCGAGTCCGCCCCGGCCTCGAACCCCACCAACCTCGACACCCTGATCGTCACCGGCACCCGCGTGGCCGACCGCACCGTGGCCGAATCCACCGCGCCGATCGACATCATTTCCCCGCAGACCCTGGAGTCGACCGGCACGGTCGAGCTGGCCACCGCCCTGGCGCGCGCCCTGCCCTCGCTGAATTTCCCGCGCCCGGCGATCACCGACGCCACCGACGCGGTGCGTCCGGCGCAGCTGCGCGGGCTGGCGCCGGATCAGGTGCTGGTGCTGGTCAACGGCAAGCGCCGCCACACCACGTCCTTGATCAACCTCAACGACAGCATCGGCCGCGGCTCCTCGCCGGTGGACCTCAACGCGATTCCGATCGCCGCGATCGAACGGGTCGAAGTGCTGCGCGACGGCGCCTCGGCGCAGTACGGCTCCGACGCGATCGCCGGTGTCATCAACATCGTGCTCAAGGGCAGCGGCGAAGGCGGCTCGATCGCCGCGCGCTACGGCCAGTTCAGCGCCGGCGACGGCAAGCAATACCAGTTGTCGGGCGATGCCGGCTTCAAGCTCGGCGAGAACGGCAGCGTGCATCTGTCCGCGCAGGGCGGCCACAGCGACAACACCGACCGCGCGCGGCCCTACCTCGGCCCGGTCACGCCGACCAGCAACCCGCCGGGCAAGGTCGTGCATCGCTACGGCGATCCGGAAATCGATCAGGCCGCGGTCGCCTTCAACGCGCAGTACCAGGCCGCCGAGGGCGTGGAGTTCTATTCCTTCGGCACCGCCAGCCGCCGCCGCGCGATTTCCAACGGCTATTTCCGCGCGCCCGGCAACGCCAACAACATCCGCTCGGTGTATCCCGACGGCTTCCTGCCGCAGATCGACAACGTCAGCAAGGACCGCGCGCTGGTGCTCGGCCTGCGCGGCCAGACCGCCGGCGGCTGGAACCTCGACCTGAGCTACAACTACGGCCAGAACCAGCTCGATTTCGACGTGCGCAACAGCCTCAACCGCACCCTGGGCGTCGCCTCGCCGCACGACTTCTACATCGGCGCGCTGGAAGTGACCCAGAACGTGCTCAACGCCGATTTCAACAAGGCCTTCGACGTGGGTTGGCTGAAGTACCCGCTGACCGTGGCCTTCGGCGCGGAATGGCGCGGCGAGAAGTTCAACCAGAGCGCCGGCGAACTGGCGTCGTATGTCGCCGGTCCCGAACCCGGCGCGCCGGGCGCGCAGGTGTTCCCCGGCTTCACCCCGTCCGACGCCAGCCGCCGCAACCGCAACAGCCATTCGTTCTACGCCGACCTGGAAACCGACGTGACCGACAAGCTGTCGCTCGGCGCGGCGGCGCGTTACGAAAGCTACAGCGACTTCGGCGAAACCACCTCGGGCAAGCTGTCGGCGCGTTACGCCTTCACCGACAAGATCGCGCTGCGCGGCACCGTGTCGACCGGTTTTCGCGCGCCTTCGCTGCAGCAGCAGTTCTACCAATCGACCCAGACCGTGATCGTGCTCGGCGACCCGACCCCATTCCAGGTCCGCACCTTCGCCGTCGACGACCCGGCCGCGGTCGCGCTCGGCGCCGAGCCGCTCAAGGCCGAGGAATCGACCAACATCGGCCTGGGCCTGGTGCTGCAGCCGATCGAATCGCTGTACATCACCGTCGACGCGTACCAGATCGACATCGACGACCGCATCATCCTGTCGGAAAACCTGCGCGGCCCGGCGGTGGCGAGCTTCCTGGAAGCGCGCGGCCATCCGGGCATCACCGGCGGCCGCTACTTCACCAACGCGGTCGACACCCGCACCCGCGGCATCGACATCGTCGGCAGCTACAAGTGGACGCTCGGCAGCGGCGCGCTCGATCTGACCGCCGGTTACAACCACAACAAGACCACCCTGGAGCGCATCGCCGCCAACCCGCCGGAGCTCACCGCCGGTGGCTTGAACCTGCAGCGCATCGGCCGGGTCGAGCAAGGCCGCATCACCCAGGGCGCGCCGCGCGACAAGTTCTTCCTCGGCGGCAGCTGGAGCACCGGCCCGTGGCGTTTCGACGCGACCGGCACGCGCTACGGCGAATTCCACAGCTTCAACGACGATCCCAGCGGCGTGCGCGACCAGACCTACGGCGCGAAGTGGACCCTCGACCTGGCCGCGACCTACGCCATCGACGGATGGGAATTCACCGTCGGCGGCGACAACGTGCTCAACGAGTACCCGGACGAATCGATCTACGCCAACAGCGAAAGCGGCCAATTGCCGTACAGCGGCAACTCGCCGTTCGGGTTCAACGGCGCGTTCGCGTATGCGAAGGTCGGGTACAAGTGGTGA
- a CDS encoding DUF5565 family protein, protein MKKIPTVFVMDYEKDALTPHVRPGLEWVIRGEGTATVKFDGSACRWHDGRLWKRYDRKLDKQAQRRHDRGEDLRPLLDGASRDSLFKTPPPGFEPCEDAPDPVTFHWPGWVPVSADQPEDRWHNEALKHLDEPLIEGCSYELVGPSVAKNPYALARHTLWRHGRETVDLPDRSFEALGHFLASREIEGLVFHHPDGRMAKLRRKDYGLFWVQEDQRKPRRRSDA, encoded by the coding sequence ATGAAAAAGATCCCGACCGTGTTCGTCATGGACTACGAGAAGGACGCCCTGACCCCGCACGTCCGTCCCGGACTGGAATGGGTGATCCGAGGCGAAGGCACAGCCACCGTGAAGTTCGACGGCTCGGCCTGCCGCTGGCACGACGGCCGTCTGTGGAAACGCTACGACCGCAAACTCGACAAGCAGGCGCAACGTCGGCACGACCGCGGCGAAGACCTGCGGCCGCTGCTCGACGGCGCGTCGCGCGACAGCTTGTTCAAGACCCCGCCGCCGGGCTTCGAGCCTTGCGAGGACGCGCCCGATCCGGTGACCTTCCATTGGCCCGGCTGGGTGCCGGTGTCGGCCGACCAGCCCGAGGATCGCTGGCACAACGAGGCGCTCAAGCACCTCGATGAGCCGTTGATCGAGGGCTGCAGCTACGAGTTGGTGGGTCCCAGCGTGGCCAAGAATCCGTATGCGCTGGCCCGACATACGCTCTGGCGCCATGGCCGGGAAACCGTTGATCTGCCGGATCGCTCGTTCGAAGCACTAGGCCATTTTCTGGCTTCGCGCGAGATCGAAGGTCTGGTGTTCCACCACCCCGACGGTCGCATGGCCAAACTGCGTCGTAAGGACTACGGCTTGTTCTGGGTGCAGGAAGACCAACGCAAACCCAGACGTCGCTCCGATGCCTGA